One genomic window of Arcobacter lacus includes the following:
- a CDS encoding ribose-phosphate pyrophosphokinase, with translation MSNFKLFSGSANPEFAKKVGEYLGMPVSDATLNKFSDGEISVQITESVRGQDVFIIQPTCAPTNDNLMELLIMVDALKRSSAKSISAVIPYYGYARQDRKAAPRVPISAKLVADLLEAAGITRVVTIDLHAAQIQGFFNIPADNLFGSILFVNYLRSKNLKNPIIASPDIGGVARARLYADKLGYDLVIVDKKREKANVAEVMNIIGEVKGKDVILVDDMVDTAGTLVKAAEVLKKRGATSVMACCTHGVLSGPAYDRIEKGELDELVISDTIPAKKEIKKITVLTASTIIGEAIRRIHNNESVNSIFNN, from the coding sequence ATGTCAAATTTTAAACTTTTTAGTGGTTCAGCTAATCCTGAATTTGCCAAAAAAGTGGGTGAATATTTAGGTATGCCTGTATCTGATGCCACTTTAAATAAATTTAGTGATGGTGAAATATCTGTTCAGATCACTGAAAGTGTTAGAGGTCAAGATGTATTTATAATCCAACCAACATGTGCTCCAACTAATGATAATTTAATGGAATTATTAATAATGGTAGATGCACTTAAGCGTTCAAGTGCAAAATCTATTTCTGCAGTTATTCCATATTATGGTTATGCAAGACAAGACAGAAAAGCAGCACCAAGAGTTCCAATTAGTGCAAAATTAGTAGCAGATTTACTTGAAGCAGCAGGAATTACAAGAGTTGTAACTATCGATTTACATGCTGCTCAAATTCAAGGTTTTTTTAATATTCCAGCTGATAATTTATTTGGTTCTATTCTATTTGTAAATTATCTTAGAAGCAAAAATTTAAAAAATCCTATTATTGCAAGTCCAGATATTGGAGGAGTTGCTCGAGCTAGATTATACGCAGATAAACTAGGTTATGACTTAGTAATAGTTGATAAAAAAAGAGAAAAAGCAAATGTTGCTGAAGTTATGAATATCATTGGTGAAGTAAAAGGAAAAGATGTTATTTTAGTAGATGATATGGTTGACACAGCGGGAACTTTAGTAAAAGCAGCTGAAGTATTGAAAAAAAGAGGTGCAACTTCTGTTATGGCTTGTTGTACACATGGAGTTTTAAGTGGGCCTGCTTATGATAGAATCGAAAAAGGTGAGCTTGATGAACTTGTAATTTCAGATACTATCCCTGCAAAAAAAGAGATAAAAAAGATAACAGTATTAACAGCTTCAACTATAATAGGAGAAGCAATTAGACGAATTCATAATAATGAATCTGTTAATTCAATTTTTAACAATTAA
- a CDS encoding OmpA family protein: MKKVLLSTIACASLALAANSDYKYEITPLIGGVLTEGNTGLEKNYANAGLSFGFNQFDSFIDQVELGFLRTLEDVDGKGNFKGQDTGVTRVFANLVKDYDLTSDLSLYTLVGAGVEFFDNEFEDNENGLFGNYGVGLKYNLAERLALKFDVRHLIEVDHGDNTLLYTLGLSVPFGEVSKPAPVAEKPAPVATPVAAPKDSDGDGVIDSLDECPNTMKGAKVDNIGCMTLVNLNINFDTAKANIKDSYNSRINEFAKVMKADPKLKANIEAHTDSVGTDAYNQKLSERRATSAVNALVAAGVEKDRIKAVGYGESRPIASNDTVEGRAENRRVEAVMVK, from the coding sequence ATGAAAAAAGTATTATTATCAACAATTGCTTGTGCTTCTTTAGCATTAGCTGCAAATAGCGATTACAAATATGAAATTACTCCATTAATTGGTGGAGTTTTAACTGAAGGGAATACAGGATTAGAAAAAAACTATGCTAATGCTGGTTTATCTTTTGGTTTTAATCAATTTGATTCATTTATTGATCAAGTTGAATTAGGATTTTTAAGAACTCTTGAAGACGTTGATGGAAAAGGTAATTTCAAAGGTCAAGATACAGGTGTTACAAGAGTATTTGCTAACTTAGTAAAAGATTATGATTTAACTTCTGATTTATCTTTATATACATTAGTTGGAGCAGGTGTTGAGTTTTTTGACAATGAATTTGAAGACAATGAAAATGGTTTATTTGGTAACTACGGTGTAGGATTAAAATATAACCTAGCTGAAAGATTAGCTTTAAAATTCGATGTTAGACATTTAATTGAAGTTGATCATGGAGATAATACATTATTATATACATTAGGATTATCAGTTCCATTTGGAGAAGTTTCAAAACCAGCTCCAGTTGCTGAAAAACCAGCTCCAGTTGCTACTCCAGTTGCTGCACCAAAAGATTCTGATGGTGATGGTGTTATTGATAGTTTAGATGAGTGCCCAAATACAATGAAAGGTGCAAAAGTTGACAATATTGGTTGTATGACTTTAGTTAACTTAAATATCAACTTTGATACTGCAAAAGCAAACATTAAAGATTCTTACAATTCAAGAATTAATGAATTTGCAAAAGTTATGAAAGCTGATCCAAAATTAAAAGCAAACATTGAAGCTCATACAGATTCAGTTGGAACAGATGCTTATAATCAAAAATTATCAGAAAGAAGAGCTACATCTGCTGTTAATGCTTTAGTTGCAGCTGGTGTTGAAAAAGATAGAATTAAAGCTGTTGGATATGGTGAGTCTAGACCAATCGCTTCTAATGATACAGTTGAAGGTAGAGCTGAAAACAGAAGAGTTGAAGCTGTAATGGTTAAATAA
- a CDS encoding heavy metal translocating P-type ATPase, giving the protein MKSQKFDIKGMTCSACSTAVDRNVKKLEGINEVNVNLLNNSMIVKYDENVLNNETIIKKVQDAGYEAFLVENGKKTQKNSTEDNLAKTETNELKNRLIISFIFAIPLFYISMGHMLNWYLPHLFHGYSNAITFSFTQFLLALPIVFINIKYYKVGFKTLYKGSPNMDSLIAIGTSAAMIYGVFSIYKIAYGLGNNDIDMVIQYSHDLYFESAAIVLTLITLGKFLEARAKENTSEAINKLINLTPKTALVLRNNQEIEIPVDELVLKDIVIVKPGNIVPTDGVIIFGSSSIDESMLTGESLPVSKKVGDKVIGASINKSGSFKFEVTKLGEDTVLSQIIKLIEEASSSKAPISKLADRISAIFVPTVIVISILATVTWLFLGYSFEFALSIGIAILVISCPCALGLATPTAIMVGTGKGAQNGILIKSAESLEIAHTINTVVIDKTGTITEGKTQVTDIFTNEKITQDKLLQLCATIEKNSEHPLADAILKKAQEKEIELLNATDFEALNGLGIKAKVQDRLFYIGNKKLLDSKNISLDLFYEKSEKLANEGKTPIFIADESEVLGLIAISDVVKPTSKDAILEFEKMGLEVIMLTGDNYKTANAIAKQININNVIAEVLPQDKEKEIQKLQSLGKKVAMIGDGINDAPALVRADVGIAIGAGTDIAIESANIVLVKSDLLDAVKAIQLSNAVIKNIKQNLFWAFFYNIIGIPLAAGVFYTILGWKLSPMFAGAAMSLSSVTVVLNALRLKLFEPRISKNLIEQNNISKGDKMEKILKVDGMTCGHCKARVEKVVSAIDGVDNVEVDLASKNVTVKMSKDISEQTLSDVIVDAGYEVIK; this is encoded by the coding sequence ATGAAATCACAAAAATTTGACATAAAAGGTATGACTTGCTCCGCTTGTTCTACTGCTGTTGATAGAAATGTAAAAAAATTAGAAGGAATAAATGAAGTTAATGTCAACTTACTAAATAATAGTATGATTGTAAAATATGATGAAAATGTACTTAATAATGAAACAATTATCAAAAAAGTTCAAGATGCAGGTTATGAAGCATTTTTAGTTGAAAATGGTAAAAAAACTCAAAAAAATTCAACAGAAGATAATCTTGCTAAAACAGAAACTAATGAGTTGAAAAATAGATTAATTATATCTTTTATTTTTGCGATACCATTATTTTATATATCAATGGGACATATGCTAAATTGGTATCTTCCTCATTTATTTCATGGATATTCAAATGCTATAACTTTTTCTTTTACTCAATTTTTATTAGCTTTACCAATAGTTTTTATAAATATCAAATATTATAAAGTAGGATTTAAAACCTTATATAAAGGTTCTCCTAATATGGATTCTTTGATAGCTATTGGAACAAGCGCAGCTATGATTTATGGAGTATTTTCAATCTATAAAATAGCTTATGGTTTAGGAAATAATGATATAGATATGGTGATACAATATTCTCATGATTTATATTTTGAATCAGCAGCTATTGTTTTAACTTTAATAACACTTGGAAAGTTTTTAGAAGCAAGAGCAAAAGAAAATACTAGCGAAGCTATAAACAAACTTATAAATTTAACTCCCAAAACAGCTTTAGTTTTAAGAAATAATCAAGAGATTGAAATTCCTGTTGATGAACTTGTTTTAAAAGATATAGTTATTGTAAAACCTGGAAATATCGTTCCAACAGATGGTGTTATTATCTTTGGAAGTAGTTCTATTGATGAGTCAATGTTAACAGGTGAGAGTTTACCAGTCTCTAAAAAAGTTGGAGATAAAGTAATAGGTGCAAGTATAAATAAATCTGGTTCTTTCAAATTTGAAGTTACAAAATTGGGAGAAGATACAGTTTTATCACAAATTATAAAATTGATTGAAGAAGCAAGTTCTTCAAAAGCTCCTATTTCAAAACTCGCAGATAGAATAAGTGCTATTTTTGTACCAACAGTTATAGTTATATCAATACTTGCAACTGTTACATGGTTGTTTTTAGGATATTCATTTGAATTTGCTTTATCTATTGGTATTGCTATTTTAGTTATTTCTTGCCCTTGTGCTTTAGGACTTGCCACACCAACAGCTATTATGGTTGGAACTGGAAAAGGTGCTCAAAATGGAATATTAATCAAAAGTGCAGAATCTTTAGAGATAGCTCACACTATAAATACAGTTGTTATTGATAAAACAGGAACTATAACTGAAGGAAAAACTCAAGTAACGGATATTTTTACAAACGAAAAAATTACTCAAGATAAATTACTTCAATTATGTGCAACAATTGAAAAAAACTCAGAACACCCTTTAGCTGATGCAATATTAAAAAAAGCACAAGAAAAAGAAATTGAACTTTTAAACGCAACTGATTTTGAAGCACTTAATGGTTTAGGAATAAAAGCAAAAGTTCAAGATAGACTTTTTTATATTGGAAATAAAAAATTATTAGATAGTAAAAATATCTCTTTAGATTTATTTTATGAAAAGAGTGAAAAACTGGCAAATGAAGGTAAAACACCAATATTTATTGCAGACGAAAGTGAAGTTTTAGGATTGATTGCTATTTCTGATGTTGTAAAACCAACAAGCAAAGATGCTATTTTAGAGTTCGAAAAAATGGGCTTAGAAGTAATAATGCTAACAGGTGATAATTATAAAACAGCAAATGCAATAGCAAAACAAATAAATATAAATAATGTAATAGCAGAAGTTTTACCTCAAGATAAAGAAAAAGAGATACAAAAACTTCAAAGTTTAGGTAAAAAAGTTGCAATGATTGGTGACGGAATAAATGATGCACCAGCTTTAGTTCGAGCAGATGTAGGAATCGCAATAGGAGCTGGAACTGATATAGCAATAGAATCTGCAAATATTGTACTTGTAAAAAGTGATTTATTAGATGCTGTAAAAGCAATTCAATTAAGTAATGCAGTTATAAAAAATATAAAACAAAATCTATTTTGGGCATTTTTTTATAATATAATAGGTATTCCTTTAGCTGCAGGAGTATTTTATACAATACTTGGTTGGAAATTAAGTCCAATGTTTGCAGGTGCAGCTATGAGTTTAAGTAGTGTGACGGTTGTTTTAAATGCTTTAAGATTAAAGTTATTTGAACCAAGAATTAGTAAAAATTTAATAGAACAAAATAATATTTCAAAAGGAGATAAAATGGAAAAAATTTTAAAAGTTGATGGAATGACTTGCGGACATTGTAAAGCAAGAGTTGAAAAAGTGGTTAGTGCAATTGATGGTGTTGATAATGTTGAAGTTGATTTAGCTTCTAAAAATGTTACAGTTAAAATGTCAAAAGATATATCAGAACAAACTTTATCTGATGTAATAGTAGATGCTGGATATGAAGTTATCAAATAA
- a CDS encoding metal-sensing transcriptional repressor → MNEEKQKAVQALKTAKGQIEGIIKMLEDGRYCIDVSNQIFAVSSLVKKANLLILKQHMNHCVLEAVNSGDANNKIDEITQVLSKILDK, encoded by the coding sequence GTGAATGAAGAAAAACAAAAAGCTGTTCAGGCTCTTAAAACAGCAAAAGGACAAATAGAAGGTATTATAAAAATGCTTGAAGATGGAAGATATTGTATTGATGTATCAAATCAAATTTTTGCAGTTTCTTCTTTGGTAAAAAAAGCAAATTTATTGATATTGAAACAACATATGAATCATTGTGTTTTAGAAGCAGTAAATAGTGGTGATGCTAATAATAAAATTGATGAAATCACCCAAGTATTATCAAAAATTCTTGATAAATAA
- the lepA gene encoding translation elongation factor 4 — protein MQKNIRNFSIIAHIDHGKSTLADRIIQECGAIADREMTSQVMDTMDIEKERGITIKAQSVRLDYIKDGQKYVLNLIDTPGHVDFSYEVSRSLASSEGALLIVDSTQGVEAQTIANVYIAMDNDLELLPVVNKIDLPSADPIRVLEEVEEAIGLDCTLHNLISAKTGLGVKDLIDSIVDRVPAPTGDENAPTKALIYDSWFDNYLGALALVRVYDGSIKKGQKIKLMNTKVEHQVLSLMYPHPIRRQDTNEIKTGEIGIVVLGLKTLDGIAVGDTMTDAKTPTQEPIDGFEPAKPFVFAGIYPIETDKFEDLREALNKLKLNDSSISFEPESSAALGSGFRTGFLGMLHMEVIKERLEREFDLDLIATAPTVIYQVEKSNGETIEIQNPSELPEPNYIKTIFEPYVKATILVPDEFLGNVIKLLNDKRGIQIKMDYIGKRVLLEYDLPMNEIVMDFYDKLKSTTKGYASFDYEPVGFRPGNLKKLDVRVAGDVVDALSIIVPEDKAVSKGREFVKALKELIPRQLFEVAIQASIGSTIIARETVKSMGKNVTAKCYGGDITRKRKLLEKQKAGKKRMKAIGKVNVPQEAFMAVLKI, from the coding sequence TTGCAAAAAAATATTAGAAATTTTAGTATTATTGCACATATTGACCATGGTAAATCAACACTAGCTGATAGAATCATTCAAGAGTGTGGAGCGATTGCTGATAGAGAAATGACTTCACAAGTTATGGATACAATGGATATCGAAAAAGAAAGAGGTATCACAATAAAAGCTCAAAGTGTTAGACTTGATTATATAAAAGATGGTCAAAAATATGTTTTAAACTTAATTGACACTCCAGGTCACGTTGATTTTTCATATGAAGTTAGTCGTTCTTTAGCTTCATCAGAAGGTGCTTTACTTATAGTTGATTCAACACAAGGTGTTGAAGCACAAACTATTGCAAATGTTTATATTGCTATGGATAATGATTTAGAATTACTTCCAGTAGTTAATAAAATAGATTTACCAAGTGCTGATCCTATAAGAGTTTTAGAAGAAGTTGAAGAAGCTATCGGACTTGATTGTACTTTACACAATTTAATTTCTGCAAAAACTGGTCTTGGAGTAAAAGACTTGATTGATTCAATAGTTGATAGAGTTCCAGCACCAACAGGAGATGAAAATGCTCCTACAAAAGCACTTATTTATGACTCTTGGTTTGACAACTATCTTGGAGCTTTAGCACTTGTAAGAGTTTACGATGGAAGTATCAAAAAAGGTCAAAAAATAAAACTTATGAATACAAAAGTTGAACATCAAGTATTAAGTTTGATGTATCCACACCCAATAAGAAGACAAGATACAAATGAGATAAAAACTGGTGAAATTGGTATTGTTGTACTTGGTCTTAAAACTCTTGATGGAATTGCAGTTGGTGATACGATGACTGATGCAAAAACACCAACACAAGAGCCAATTGATGGATTTGAACCAGCTAAACCTTTTGTATTTGCAGGAATTTATCCAATAGAAACTGATAAATTTGAAGATTTAAGAGAAGCATTAAATAAATTAAAATTAAATGACTCTTCTATCTCTTTTGAACCTGAAAGTTCAGCAGCACTTGGAAGTGGATTTAGAACAGGATTCTTAGGTATGCTTCATATGGAAGTTATCAAAGAAAGGTTAGAAAGAGAGTTTGATTTAGACTTGATAGCAACTGCACCAACTGTTATTTACCAAGTTGAAAAAAGCAATGGTGAAACAATAGAGATTCAAAATCCTAGTGAATTACCTGAGCCAAATTATATAAAAACAATATTTGAGCCTTATGTAAAAGCTACTATTTTAGTTCCTGATGAGTTTTTAGGAAATGTTATCAAACTTCTAAATGACAAAAGAGGAATCCAAATAAAAATGGATTATATTGGAAAAAGAGTATTACTAGAATATGATTTACCAATGAATGAAATCGTAATGGATTTTTATGATAAACTAAAATCAACTACAAAAGGTTATGCTTCATTTGATTATGAGCCAGTTGGATTTAGACCAGGAAACTTAAAAAAACTTGATGTTAGAGTTGCAGGTGATGTTGTTGATGCATTATCAATCATAGTTCCTGAAGATAAAGCTGTTTCAAAAGGAAGAGAGTTTGTAAAAGCACTAAAAGAACTTATTCCTAGACAACTTTTTGAAGTTGCAATTCAAGCTAGTATTGGAAGTACAATAATTGCAAGAGAAACTGTAAAATCTATGGGGAAAAACGTAACTGCAAAATGTTATGGTGGAGATATTACAAGAAAAAGAAAACTTCTTGAAAAACAAAAAGCTGGTAAAAAAAGAATGAAAGCTATTGGAAAGGTAAATGTTCCTCAAGAAGCTTTCATGGCAGTTTTAAAAATATAA
- a CDS encoding phosphoribosyltransferase family protein — MICLTCKNLSFEIICKDCQKNLLIPSFHKREIDDGFFNYSFYSLSELEDLINSKYYFHGDRVFNILAKLSFAKFALNFDFPSEVLAIPIDDHTRHDFSHCAILVKHLKSKIIKPKYNSLKATNIVKYAGKNLEFRQKNSRKFQINNLSDKFVILCDDLITTGTTIIQAKKALEKKNNQVLFSLTLADAKL; from the coding sequence ATGATTTGCTTAACTTGTAAAAACCTATCATTTGAAATTATTTGCAAAGATTGTCAAAAAAATCTTTTAATTCCCTCTTTTCATAAAAGAGAAATAGATGATGGATTTTTCAACTACTCTTTTTACTCTTTATCTGAACTTGAAGATTTGATAAACTCAAAATATTATTTTCATGGTGATAGAGTTTTTAATATTTTGGCAAAACTTTCTTTTGCTAAATTTGCATTAAATTTTGATTTTCCTTCTGAAGTTTTGGCAATTCCTATTGATGACCATACAAGACATGATTTTTCCCACTGCGCAATCTTGGTAAAACATTTAAAATCAAAAATAATCAAACCAAAATACAACTCATTAAAAGCTACAAATATAGTTAAATATGCAGGAAAAAATTTAGAATTTAGACAAAAAAATTCAAGAAAATTTCAAATAAATAACCTCTCAGATAAATTTGTAATTTTATGTGATGACTTAATCACAACAGGAACTACAATAATTCAAGCAAAAAAAGCTTTGGAGAAAAAAAATAATCAAGTATTATTTTCTTTAACCCTAGCTGATGCAAAACTCTAA